The genomic interval TCATTGGGGACCTTTATATGGCTTAGTACTCTGAACGGATACATGGTTAGTGCCAGGCGGAAATGAAAATCTTTGCATCCATTTGATAacattcagccctctgtaggttgataattttcatttccatcaaatgATGTGGCATCTTtttgttcctaacacattacccagtccatatcagtatagatatctaGCATGACTTTTGTTTCCctttgagatctgatgtgttttcaatgtgttcctttaatttttttgagcagtgtataatAAGCAGTTCCtgtatttcattcattcattttagtCACTAAATAAAAACTGACTGACTGTCATTCTATACTGGGTAAGTGATTGTGGATTGATGGACGGAAAAACTAAGTGATACACTTTTGTGAGGAAATGCTGCCCCCTATGCAGTTTTTCTTAGTGCTACTTCAGCTGTCGTTTGGTAGttacccattcatccatcctcACTGCTTATTCTGCGCAGGGCTGTGTAGGCTCTTGGAGCCCAGCTCAGGCAGCATGCAAAACTAAAGGTATCTGAGCATATCATTCTTTCATAGTTTACTATTCCTGGccaattcattttaaaaatccaacaaaacaaaactataATTTTagcaattaaaatatattataatatcaGAATCAAAACTCACTTTACTGCTAGTATGCATGAACATACCAGAGCTGATTGTGGCAGAACAACATAAGACATGAAGGGGAACAATTCATAGAACATTACGTATCAAAGGCctaacagtattttatttttaaaaacaaattttaacATAAAAGCgcaaaaaaatctgaattacctctaacattgatttttttacattattttaaaaggTTCATAAAGATAACCTTTGTCTATTACAACAGTACTAAATATGACTAGATTCACTCAGGTGCGCAACTTCAAAACcaggtgttctgacaaaacgtcctactttatcaaaacatcctaccgtagtgctaatcgatagccctaaccctaactcttaccctaaccataaccccccaaaaacccctaaaactcttatcttaaccctaaccataacccctaaaacctaacacTAATCcaaagacggtggaactgcacatgcgcagaaaggctcgctagaacgtctcgataggtaggatgttttgtcagaacaccccCACGTGGTACTAGGAGTCCGCGCATGCCCGATGAAGAGAAGTGCGTGTTTACGTGTTGACGTATACACGCAGGCTTACGTCTCCCCTTCGGAAAAGTTATAAATTGCTGTGAAGCTCCGTCCCCTTCCACCTTCAGCCATTTTAACCATGTTGGGAGCTGTGGGACGCTGCAGCGCGGGGGTTTTGCAGGCTTTGAAGCCTGTTGCCAATCCGCTGAAAACCTTCAGTGGAGCCCCGGCAGCTCTTTATTCGCGTAAGTTGCGTGGTGGTATCTGCAGAGGTGTTCTTATGGCGTTTATCCCTTTTTAGAGCTGCTGGTTTGCTAGCTGGCTAAAATGGGAGAAATGTTGCCATGCCGGCCGGATGCGCTTTACTTGAGTTTTTTCTTAGTGATTATGAATTGGACACTTAAGTACACGTGTCCTGCGCATTTTTGTATGTTATATTGTAGCTTTAAAACGTTATTGAACCcgatttgcttttaaaaataccaATGACCTTAGTCTTTGGGTCATTATCGGTTTCTCAGGAGCTAGCAGGCCACTGTGTTAacttaatgctgtttgtaatgTGTGTCTCGTCTCAAGGCCGGGTAGTTGTCATTCGACTCATTGCAGGTTTCGCAATATCACTTTGTGCATGTTACGGTTATTTATTACTGTGGAAAGATGTGCTCTTGTTTTGGGGTCGTGTCGAATGTAACCTCCGATTTGACATTGCACTGACTTGGAATCGTGCAGTGATATGGCATATTGCCGGTTGCAGTATTGTAGCAGTGGAAACTTGAACTCAATGACAGACTCCTTTATGACAATCGGAAgccatcatttatttttaaatgaatgtaaatggAAAAAGAAACACCCCGACACAGCGAAGGGATGTCATTCCATTAAAATCATGGTATCCACTGCGGTGAATTAGTAGCTCTTTGTTGAATTGATGGGGTGTCTTCGTAATGTGGGTTTCGTGATCAATGTTATTATGCTGATTTGCAATAATTATCAATGTGTAATCGTTATTTCTCCATGTTTCATACTTTGCAGGCAGGAACTATGCTGCTGCGGCTGCGCCGACGGCTAAACCCGCTGCCGCCGCTGGCCGTATTGTGGCGGTCATCGGTGCCGTTGTCGATGTCCAGTTTGATGAGGGCCTTCCTCCTATTCTCAATGCGCTGGAAGTATCTGGTCGTGATTCCAGGCTGGTGCTGGAGGTTGCACAGCATCTAGGTAAATGTCTCTTATAGAGTTTATCCCAATTAAGGTTGCAaaattctggaaattttcctgttaattcccatatattcccatggaaagtttccaatttgtagtatttccaaaattccccagcttatcttcccatggaatggaaatATTCTGcaaagtttctggaaattttccatccctttgcaaccctaatcccaatcagtattattatattaaaagaATTTATAACGCATTAAAGTTTGACTTGTATTTTAGGGGAGAACACAGTGCGCACTATTGCCATGGATGGTACTGAAGGTCTCGTACGTGGACAGAAGGTTCTTGACACCGGGGCACCCATCAGAATCCCAGTGGGACCAGAGACCTTAGGCAGGATCATGAACGTCATTGGGGAGCCAATCGATGAGAGGGGGCCCATCACCACCAAGCAGTGAGTGAAGTTGCTTTCTTTGAATTTATCCACAGAAAGAAATGTGGTATGCTTTTTTTCCCAGTCAGAATAGCTGGGTAAATTTGATTGGTTTATAAACCTATCTTTGTTTTATCCTATGAGGGAACAGGGATATATTTGGGACCAACTTTGCAGGAACAATAGAGGTGGTCGGAGGTTAGGGTGGTGTTGCTGTAAAAGCTTCGGGCCTTTCTTGCAGGACTGCTCCCATCCACGCAGAAGCCCCCGAGTTCACAGACATGAGTGTGGAGCAGGAGATTCTGGTCACTGGCATTAAGGTGGTCGACCTGCTTGCTCCTTATGCCAAGGGTGGCAAAATTGGTATGTGAGGAGAAGCTAGATGACATCATACCTTTAGTGACCTGATTTGCTATAATTATCCTATTCCAATTAATACTGTTGTATTACTGTGTAAATGTATTACTTGTGTACAGTGTATTACAATTTTGCATGATAATATACTTTGGCACTACTTATTTACTGCTGCTGTACCAATATTTTAGTATCCTATATAATTATGTACGTTTTGTTCTTTCTGTTTGTATTCATGCTTAAACCCTATCCTAATACAGAATCAAATGTCTGCCTTAGGTCTCTTTGGTGGTGCTGGTGTGGGCAAGACTGTCCTTATCATGGAGCTGATCAACAATGTGGCTAAGGCCCATGGTGGGTACTCTGTGTTTGCTGGGGTTGGAGAGCGCACCCGTGAAGGAAATGACCTGTATCATGAAATGATTGAATCTGGTGTCATCAACCTGAAGGACACCACCTCAAAGGTAAATCTTAGGTCCTCACAGTGTGGCCTTTTGAGCCATTTGCGTTTTATGTTGTTGTAGAGACCAAGGTTATCCTGTTCCAGGTAGCGTTGGTGTACGGGCAGATGAATGAGCCCCCCGGTGCCCGTGCGAGAGTGGCTTTGACTGGTCTCACTGTTGCCGAATACTTCCGCGATCAGGAGGGACAGGATGTGCTGCTCTTCATTGACAATATCTTCAGATTCACCCAGGCTGGATCAGAGGTCTGTGGATTAGCTTTCCTTAAGAATATTCAGAGATGGTTCACTTATGGACACGTCTCCTAAGAACTCTAGCAACCTTCAGTTTGTAAATACTTGGAGGTGCATGGGTATAATCAGGGACCCTTCCAAAGGGTACTGGCATGTCTTTCTACAGAAGTTCTAACATGTTAATCTGTCCCAATGTACATTAAGGTACAAAGGTTTCCCTTCTGGAATTAGTTTTAATAGACCAAATTAAGTTAAATTCTGCAGCAGCCCTCTCATTCCTTAACCTTTCTGCCATTTAGGTATCTGCTCTGTTGGGTCGTATTCCATCTGCTGTGGGTTATCAGCCCACTCTGGCCACTGATATGGGTACCATGCAGGAGAGGATCACGACCACCAAAAAGGGCTCCATCACCTCAGTTCAGGTGGGCAAGGCTGGCATCCTGGATGTAGCACTGCTTAATTCTGCCAGGCCATGCAAATTTAATCTAGATATTTTCGAAATTCTTTTCCAGGCCATCTATGTGCCTGCTGATGATTTGACTGATCCTGCTCCTGCCACCACCTTTGCCCACTTGGATGCCACAACTGTGCTGTCTCGTGCTATTGCTGAGCTGGGTATCTACCCTGCTGTTGACCCCCTTGACTCCACCTCCCGTATCATGGATCCAAACATAGTGGGAACTGAACACTATGATGTGGCCCGTGGTGTACAGAAGATCCTGCAGGTATGACCAATTTCTACATTTCCATTGACTTGGACCACTGGTGCTGTGTGGAATTTTAAATGATGGTtcccagttttggtttcttgcAGGACTACAAATCCCTCCAGGATATCATTGCTATCTTGGGTATGGATGAGTTGTCTGAAGAAGATAAGCTGACTGTTGCTCGTGCTCGCAAGATCCAGCGTTTCCTCTCTCAGCCTTTCCAAGTGGCTGAGGTCTTCACTGGCCATCTAGGCAAACTTGTGCCCCTCAAGGACACCATCAAAGGATTCAAGAGCATTCTGGCAGGTATGAACCTGTTAACTGATCCCTCTGCAAAGAACAACCACTTGCATGAATTTTAGCCAATGTTGGTTACTATATGGTTACTCAGCTGCTGAAAACCAACGTGTTTGACTTTTACAGGCGAGTACGATCCCCTGCCTGAACAGGCGTTCTACATGGTTGGGCCTATCGAAGAAGTAGTCCAGAAAGCTGAGAAACTCGCAGAAGAACATTCGTAAATCACTCTCAAAGTATGGGTTATGATAAAGCTTACAGTGGAGGAGCACTTTTGTGAAATGTACAATTTAAGTATGATGTCCTGTCATCCCGAAAagtttgttttcatttccaGGAGAAAACGAAACCATTAAAATCTGTCTTGTTGTAATAGTGTTTCTTCGTGATCCATGACTTCTAATCTGTTGTGATAGTGCATTTCAGGCAAACATAGCTGGACATTCATTAAATTATTAGAAACttattgaaaaacaaatgttGTATTCTTGTACTACCACCTCTGCAGAGAATATGAACACTTAACAAGTGAAGGCTTATGTGAGCAGATTACAACAATTTTTATTCAGGCATATGGCACTGACATGCAACTACTACATCGATTGGGGAATGTCAGTCTGGTATTAACCGATCATTTGACGTAGTTTGGCATTTAATTCTTTTTCCTTTGCGAGGAGCTCGCTGCTGTGTTTTTTATAGGCCTCAAAATCCTAAAAAAAGAACAATTGGACATTGTTGAGCATGTGGTGTTGGAACAGCAGTGGCCCTTTACAGCTGACCCAAGAAACTGGGTCTGAACTTGGGATGGAGTGAAACCACTACTTCTGTCAACACACCTCCTTCAACTCGCTGCAGGCTTGTTCGGATTGGTCAAGGGCCGCGTGGAGGTCTCTCACTTTCAAATCTGCATTCACAGCCTCCGCTTCCGTTTCAAACCTTCAAAGGAAACATTTGGGTCACAAGTCTCCTCATTGCTACATTTCAAATGTCCATGAACCGGCAGCTTacctctgctctgctgctgctcTGGCCTGCTCCTCCTCTTGTCTCTGACTTTCCAGGAGCTTAAgttcttcttcttttttctgAAAGATGTTTTAATATTGACCTTAAATTGGTTTTAAATCTACTTCATCTGCATAAAAGGAAATAACTCAtttgaaatgtaaaatgtaaattctTTTTCATGCCTGTATTATTCTCTTCAGGGCTGACAGGTCCTCTAGCTCATCCTTCTTCGGTAAGACCTCCAGCTTCTCTTGCAGTTCAGTCGCTATCATTGCATCCTTTTCCCTTGTTTGTCTGAGCTGCAGGTTCAGCTCTGTGAAGAATGTATAGAAACAATGGggatataataaaatactgtGGATATTCAGAAGTGTTGGGAACAGCAGTTCAGTTAATGTGGCTGCATGACGCTCTATTACCTAATATATTGTGTTTTGTCTTAACGGCTTAAAACTGTAGTACTTTGCATATCATGAACACTCACCTGTGTACATGTCCACTGCATCTTTGAGCTGCTTCTGGGTGCTATGCAATTCATTTTGTAAAGAGGCTTCTTTAGATTGATGGAGACTCATGAGTTCTTTGAGTTTAGTCTGAAATCCAGTTGTTTTTTCCCTGTATAAATGAGAAAGGCTTAGGTTATATTATCTTGTAGTTAACAACATTTTGACAGTTCATTGCTTTATTAAATTGTTTATGCTCACTGATACTCAGACTCTAGATGTTTGTGTTGCTCTGCTAGATCCTTCAGTTCCTGGGTTAATTTTAGGATGATATCCTCTTTTTCTTTGACTTTTTCTCTGTAAAGGTTCTCGTTTTCTTCACGAAGTCTCTCGTTCTCCTCGGTCAGCTGCCCATTCTGCTTTTTATACTCGTCCTTGAAGCTAATTAACTCCTCGTGATTTGTTGCCAGATCTTTGAATCGCTGTTCCAGCTGTGAAGACCTCTCCTTCTCATCTTCCAGCTCTTTTTGCACATCCTGACGCAGGTTCTCCAGCTCCTCGTTGATCCGCTCGAGAGCCTGGCACCGCAGAAGCATCTCGTCCGCCCTGTGTTTCAGGATGCAAATCAAACCGGACTGCTCGTCTATTCTCGACCGCAGGACCTCCGTATCACTCACGTCGTCCTCGGACAGACTCCGGAGCTTTTCCAGTGCTACGTGAACATCATCCATGTCCTAAGCGACGGCAAACAAAAAAGCAGCCATATCACAATACACAAAACAACTTTTAATGAGGAACCTCAGCCAGGAAGACTATTATCGCTGACAAAGCAATAGTTGCATTGGTTTAAAAGCACCATGCATAAATGCGTCGCTAACATTTCCAATCTTAGCAACTAGAAGAAAGTAAATGCGCTGCACATGTGAACCCTGGACTGCTCACTATGTCAAACCTCTCCAGTTGCATTATAATTATCGGAAAATCTTTTGCACGTCGACATTTTACTGCTGTTTACAACCACGTTATGTTAAAGGTTTGTGTTAAATGCATTTGCCCGGAAATTTAAAATCTAACCCGCATTAGCGACCTGCAAGCTAGCCTAACTGTAGCTACATCGGGACAATGCACTGAACCCAGACTGCAAACACCCGAAGCACAGGGCGTGGATAACCAGGGCTATAAACTGGCAAGGCACCCCAGTGTATCACCTGCTTGGTGTCCGTGATCATCTTTTCGAGGTCCTTTGGGTTTTTGTGCGGTGATGCCATGCCTGAATCGGCCGTCAGTCTCCAGCTATGAGCAGCTTCAGAAAAACCATTGTTCAGCTTCTCTACGCCTCATTCGCAGCACAGTTTACCGATGGTCGGAATACAAAGTTTTAGCTGTTGCCAATAGCAACAGCCGTACGGAAGCCTCATTGGGACAGGGTTAGTGGCCGCTCCAGTTGTTCAGCGTCATTCATCAAATTAATTAGTCCATACTTCTTCTGCTGGACTGAAACATCTCGATTTCGTTCCAGACCTTTGCAGTATTCTTACGTAATATAGCTGGTGCATTCTGAATATGTAGGACTGTTTACAAATAGgatttgtgttttatatatgCTTTTTTGTGTATGCTTTTTAGCGGTCTGTTGTATTGCAGTGCTTAATGTGCGTACACATAGTACAACGTAATGCTAACTTAGCAGTGATAAACGCAGCAACATCCACTATTAAGGCTTTTATATATCAACAGCAAGGACACACATGCTAAGTCTATGCATAGTtaggctataaatatttatttaaatttgatCATTCTTTCATCTGTTTTACAGACTTTTTAATTGACCTTAACTTGATATAATCCTTCTGACATaacataaatgatttaaaacatGAATTTTATATCAATGTCTGTGGTCAATGAGTGTTCAACACAGcagaataaatacattttcatgttCATATTCTCTCtatatataataaacattttgcCACCCTACCCCTAATTTCAGATAATAGAATAACGGGAAAAGAAGATAAACAAATAAGTAATATTCATCATAATCAGCATTACTATGCAGAAAGGGTCAGTAAGAGCACCATTGCTGATTCTCAGGGTAACTGAGACAGATATGCATAAATGCGGGATTATGGGTTTGTAACATCCACCTGATTTAGACAAGCCACCCGGTCCTCTTTGGGTACGGGAAACAAAGCACAAACGATAAAGTCAGCCATGAAAGAGGGGAGGTAGGATATGGGGAGCCAGATAAGTCTGGCATCCCAGCCTGCAGTGTAACGGCTGCGGGGGTGTCGCGCGGTCAGGGCGTGCTCCATGCAGTGCGTCACTTTGGAGATGTCCTTACTGCACAGGAGACTCATGGCAAAGCTTTGAGCTTTCATATCTGCGGACAAAGGGAGACACCTTCTTCCAGTAGTGTTCCATGCTGTAGGCATTTTGTTTACCAATATGAGTCTAAATGTCACATCCATAGTACTGGAATTTCCTGTGACtattaatttatataatttttttttacaaagtaaTGAGCAAATATTTGGTGATACTATCTGGAGATGACTCTTATGATTCAgcttcattttgaaatgttatgatatgaatttgaataaaatattcaCATCTCTAGTGGAGTTTATCTGACAGCAGAATGACTCACAGTTCTGCAAATACTTCTCCCCATAGGTTTCCTTGACGTCTATGTGAAGCTGGTCCCACAATCTCCTCAGGTCAGCATCTATAAGGTTCACGTTTGTCACGGCTGTCTTGAAGAAGCCTGGTTCAATGATGCTGACTTTCACACCAAAGTGCCTCATGTCCCTTCTGAGTGCAGGAATGGACACATGAAACACAAACATTCTCAGAAGACATGCAGTAACCATTAAATGATATACCTTTCAGAGGTACTGCATTTAAGCTAAaacacaaactccacactcataaaagcaggatttgaacccccgACACTGGAAC from Paramormyrops kingsleyae isolate MSU_618 chromosome 16, PKINGS_0.4, whole genome shotgun sequence carries:
- the zgc:172182 gene encoding coiled-coil domain-containing protein 89 produces the protein MASPHKNPKDLEKMITDTKQDMDDVHVALEKLRSLSEDDVSDTEVLRSRIDEQSGLICILKHRADEMLLRCQALERINEELENLRQDVQKELEDEKERSSQLEQRFKDLATNHEELISFKDEYKKQNGQLTEENERLREENENLYREKVKEKEDIILKLTQELKDLAEQHKHLESEYQEKTTGFQTKLKELMSLHQSKEASLQNELHSTQKQLKDAVDMYTELNLQLRQTREKDAMIATELQEKLEVLPKKDELEDLSALKRIIQKKEEELKLLESQRQEEEQARAAAEQRFETEAEAVNADLKVRDLHAALDQSEQACSELKEDFEAYKKHSSELLAKEKELNAKLRQMIG
- the LOC111852300 gene encoding ATP synthase subunit beta, mitochondrial-like; amino-acid sequence: MLGAVGRCSAGVLQALKPVANPLKTFSGAPAALYSRRNYAAAAAPTAKPAAAAGRIVAVIGAVVDVQFDEGLPPILNALEVSGRDSRLVLEVAQHLGENTVRTIAMDGTEGLVRGQKVLDTGAPIRIPVGPETLGRIMNVIGEPIDERGPITTKQTAPIHAEAPEFTDMSVEQEILVTGIKVVDLLAPYAKGGKIGLFGGAGVGKTVLIMELINNVAKAHGGYSVFAGVGERTREGNDLYHEMIESGVINLKDTTSKVALVYGQMNEPPGARARVALTGLTVAEYFRDQEGQDVLLFIDNIFRFTQAGSEVSALLGRIPSAVGYQPTLATDMGTMQERITTTKKGSITSVQAIYVPADDLTDPAPATTFAHLDATTVLSRAIAELGIYPAVDPLDSTSRIMDPNIVGTEHYDVARGVQKILQDYKSLQDIIAILGMDELSEEDKLTVARARKIQRFLSQPFQVAEVFTGHLGKLVPLKDTIKGFKSILAGEYDPLPEQAFYMVGPIEEVVQKAEKLAEEHS